CTTGGCAGCCCGAGGCGGAACTCCGTTACACGACGGATGGCAGTGAGCCAACGCCTGAATCGACCAAGTACGAAACGGCGTTTACGCTGACGGATTCGGCGCGGATTCGCGTCGGCGGCTTTGTCGGGCGAACACGCGTGTGCCTGGATTCGGAGGGGGAGTTCCGCAAACTCGGTTCCGTGCCGCCCATGCCGGATGTGCCGCTGGCCGACGCCGTACTGCTGCGCGACGTGGGACACGGTCACACCTATGGCGGCGAGATTCGCACGGCGCCGCACCGGAATCCCACGCAGAAGGACCGGACGAACGAGGGGCATCCCATCCGGTTTCGGGACGTCACGTACGAACAAGGTTTCGGCGTCCAGGCCCCGAGTCAGATGATGTTCGCGCTGCGACCGGAGTATGATCGCTTCGTGGCGCTCGCCGGCGTCGATGAGCACCTGTTAGAAGTCGCGCACGGTTCCAATCAGGCCATGCACTCCAGCGTCGTCTTCAAGGTGTTCATTGACGGTCGCGAGGCCGCGTCGAGCCCCGTCATGCGGATTGCGTTTGAACCCTGGCGCTTCGATGTGAAGATCCCGCCTGGCAGTCGTCTGATCAGCCTGACGACGACCGACGCCGGCAACGGCAACAAGGAAGATCTGGCGAATTGGGCCCATTGTGGCTTTGTCGTCAAGTCGAGCGGGGCTACGGAGTCGCCGTCGAATCGCTGAGCGTCAGTTGTTTTTGATTAGAAGTGAGTGAAACATGCGTATTGGTTTGCGGACTTCCGTCGCACAGTCCGAAATGGGCGACCGTACTAACCAGGCGTGGACGCGCCGAGCTCTGTTGCGCGCCGGAGTCGGCGGCTGGAGCAGCCTGAGCTTGCTGGGCCTCTGGCAGACGCAGGCGGCGCTTGCACAAACGCCATTTGTTGCGCCGGGAAAGATTCGTTCCTGCATTTTTCTTTTCTACTACGGCGGGCCGAGTCATCTCGACACCTATGATCCGAAACCCGACGCACCTGCAGAAGTGCGCGGCGAATTCTCCACGATTTCCACGAGCGTGCCGGGACTCCACGTCAGCGAACATTTGCCGCGCATGGCGCGCGTGATGCACAAGGTCGCGCTGGTTCGTGGAATGCATCATGCGGCGCGGCTGCATGACTCGGCGTCGATCCACGCGCTCACCGGACGGCCGCTGGAGGGACCGGACCGGGAGCTATTCGACAAACTGCCGCAGTTTTATCCCAGCTTCGGCAGCACGGTGTCGTACCTGAATCGCGAACAGAACATCATAATTCCGCATGCCGCCTTGCCGTTCGTGTTTCGCAATGTGCAGGACGTTCCCTGCCAGGGCGCGGGATTCTTGGGGAGTTCGTTTGACCCGCTGCAGGTTTCCTGCAATATCGAAAGGCAGGCCTATGACGCGGGCGCGATTGCGCCGGCGCGCGATGTTAGTGGCGAACGACTCGCCGGACGACGCCACTTGCTGGCCTCCATGAACGAACGCGTCGCCGTCGAAGCCGCGGCCACGGCGCGCGTGACCGCGGTCTATGACCGCGCTTTCCAATTGTTCGCCTCGCGTCGAGTTCAAGAAGCGCTCGATCTTTCGCGCGAGTCAACGCCAACGCGCGAACGCTACGGCTTCGGGCCGCCCCCCGCCGCAATCGGTGAAGGCGGAGGCGGCGGCAACGGCGCTGAATTGGCCTCGGGACGTCAAATGCGTGGGCAGAATCTCCTGGTGGCCCGCCGGTTGGTCGAGGCGGGAGTGCCGTTTGTGAATGTCTATGACTTTCAACAGCAAGGTCAAAATTGGGATGCACATTTCAAATGCTTCCATCAACATAAGGAATATCTGTTGCCGCTCGCCGATCAATCCTTGGCGACGTTGATCGAAGATTTGGACGAACGCGGGTTGCTGGATTCGACTTTGGTCGTCGCGATGGGTGAGTTTGGCCGCACGCCTCGAATCAACAAGGAGGGCGGGCGCGACCATTGGCCCGATTGTTATACCGCGTTGTTGGCCGGCGGCGGCGTGCAGGGCGGCGCGGTTTACGGCGCCAGCGATCGTTTCGGCGCTTTTCCGGCAGACGCTCCCGTGACGCCGGGCGATCTCGCCGCGACCATTTTTTGGCGATTCGGCCTGGAGCCGCGAACGGAGATTCACGATTCGCTAGGCCGACCTCATCGCATCGCCACGGGCGAGCCGATCAAGTCGCTTTTCACCAGCTAGGTTGCCGTCGGCCGTTGTGTCGCCGACGCCCGATGTCCCACTTTGACAAAGCGAGTATGCTAGCGAGGATCGCACGGACAATTTATGGGAACGTCTATGGAATGCCACTCACGCGGCGCGAACGAGATTCTTGACCAGGTCTCCACGGCATTTTGTGCTGATAATGCGGCCGAGGTGCGTCGCCTGCTCGACGAGAATCCGTCGCTTAAGGCGAGGATTGACGAGCCGCTGGGGCCGTTTGATGCTCCGGCGATCGTCAATGTCCGTAGCCGCGAAATGCTCGACGCCCTTTTGGACGCAGGCGCGAACCTGGATGCCAAGAGCAAGTGGTGGGCGGGCGGATTTGGACTCTTGCATAGTGCCAGCCCAGAGCTAGCCGCTTACGCCATTCAGCGAGGTGCAGTTGTTGACGTCCATGCGGCGGCGCGGCTGGGGCTGATCGACCGGCTAGGAGAGTTGGTGTCCGCCGAGCCCGCATTGGTTCACGCGCGCGGCGGCGACGGCCAAACGCCGCTCCACTTCGCGCGCACTATTGAGGTGGCGGAGTATCTCCTCGAACACGGCGCGGAGATCGACGCGCGGGACGTGGACCATGAATCGACCGCCGCCCAATGGATGACCGATGAGCGGCACGAACTCGCGCGCGTGCTGATCGACCGGGGTTGCCGAGCGGACCTGTTGTTGGCCAGCGCCGTCGGCGACATCGCGCTTGCGAAGCGGCTGCTCGACGCCGACCCCGAGGCGATTCGTGCCCGGGTGAATGACGATTGTTTTCCCAAGACCGACCCCCGCTCAGGCGGAACGATTTACCAGTGGACCTTGGGCTTCCATGTCTCGCCCCATCAGGTCGCTCGTAAGTTCGGTCATGACGATCTGTTCCAATTCCTTTGGGAGCGCAGCCCTGCGACGGTGAAGCTGCTCACGGCATGTTGGCTTGGCGACGAGGCCCGTGCGCACGCGATGCGGACGGAGCATCCGGGCGTGACCGCGGAGTTGACGGCCGCTGAGCAGCGAAATGTCGCGCACGCGGCGCGCAACAACGAAACGGCCGCCGTGCGACTGTTCTTGGAGTGCGGACTTCCGGTCGACACCTGCGGGCAACATCATGCCACGCCGCTCCATTGGGCGGCGTTTCATGGCAACCTCGGCATGGCCCAAGCACTGCTGTGTCACAGCCCGCCGCTAGAGGCGACCGACGCCGACTTCCACGGCACGCCGCTCGGCTGGGCCATCCACGGCTCCGAACATGGCTGGTATGCGCAAACCGGAGACTACGCAGCCACGGTGGACGCGCTGCTGCAAGCCGGAGCGCGCCCCCCCGCGCAACAAGGCGGAAGCTTGGCGGTGCGAGAAGCTTTGCGGCGGCATGGCACTTAAGAGCAAATTTCAGCCGCTACGAAAGTGATCGCCGGCTGATCGTATTCAGCCACGCGTCGAATGGACTGTCTGGGTCCGCCGCTGGCTAAACACCCGAGTACATCGCGGAGCTGCGATGGCGCAAGAGTGCTCGGTTGACGACCGTGACGCGCCTGAAATGGTTCACAAGGCTGCCGCGCGTGTCACTATTTCCCGGCCCCATAGCTGGTCATCAGATTCCGGTAAGCCGGCAGGTGATTTGAGAACAGCCGGCCGAGGCCTTCGATGTCGTTGCGCCAGTCGCGGTGGAGCTCGCAGGCGACGCCGAACCAGCTCATCAATTGGGCGCCGGCTTGTTCCATGCGAGACCAGGCTGCCAGTCGCGTGGTTTGATTGAACGTGCCCGAGGCGTCCGTCACGACAAACACTTCGTAGCCTTCTTCGAGCGCCGAGAGCGCCGGAAACGCTACGCAGACTTCCGTCACCACGCCGGCGATCAACAATTGCCTCTTGCTGGTGGCCTTCACGGCCTTCACGAAGTCCTCGTTGTCCCAAGCGTTGATGTTGCCCGGCCGTGCGATGTACGGCGCGTCGGGAAACATTTCCTTCAGCTCCGGCATGAGCGGTCCGTTCGGGCCGTTCTCGAAACTGGTGGTCAAGATCGTCGGGAGCTTGAAGTATTTGGCAGTGTCCGCGAGCGCCAACACGTTGTTTTTGAACTCGTCCGGAGAAAAATCTCCGACGATGTTGCACAGCCCGGACTGGTGATCGACCAGCAATACGGCGACGTCGTGCTTGTCGAGACGGCGATATTGGTAAGCCATGAAGGTTGCGCCCGGTGCTGGAAAAGAGGAGTGCTTGGCGTCAGGTGGCCTGATTGATTTCCACGCAGTGCGCCTGGATTTTTCGCATCGCTTCGACGATTCGATCGAGCTGGCTCCGCTCGGCAAGCAGCAGGTTCTGCGGCAGCGCGACGGTCGTCGTGCAGACCTGCCGGTTGCCGGCGAGGTCTTGATAACTCTCGCGATAGGATTTCAACCGATCAGCGCTGAACAGCCGTTGAAAGCCGCGCGAGTTCATCGCCTCGTCCAGCAGGCCGTCGTGGTATTGCTCGTGATAGCCATCGCTGCACGGAACGCCCTCCGCGCGCAGCGCCTTGATGAATTTGTTGCGCGGCAGCCCTTGAAACGCCGTGGCGTCGTATCGCAACGGATAGAGGTGCCACACGGCGCGGCTATTTTCCGGCAGCCGCGCCGGCGTGACGCCGGCGATGTCCTTGAGCTGCGTGGCGAGATAGTCGGCGCTTGCGCGCCGGACTTCGGTCTCTTCAACGAGCTTCTCCATTTGCTGCAGCAAGATCGCCGCTTGAAAATGCTGCATCCGGTAGTTGTTGCCGCGGCTGAAGTGGCCCCTTCCCTGGAACGTGCCGAAGGCGGAGCCGCAATTGTGGTAGGCGTAGCAGCGATCGATCAGCTCGTCGCTGTTGCCGGTGATCGCGCCCCCTTCACCCGCGGGCAGATGCTTTGAGTTCTGAAAGCTGAAGCAGCCGAGATCGGCGAGCGCGCCGCACATCTTTCCGTGATATTCAGCGAGCCAGGCCTGACAGGCGTCTTCCACCACGGCCAGGTTGCGCCGCTTAGCGATGGCGTTAATCGGCTCCATGTCGCATGGCATGCCATAAATGTGTACGGGCACGATCGCGCGCGTGCGATTCGTGATCCGGCTTTCGATCGTGGCCGGATCGATCGTTAATGTCTCGGGATTCGTGTCGGCGAAAACCGGCAACGCCTTCAGCGAAAGGATCGCGTTGTAAGTCGCGATAAACGTATACGGCGAGACGATGACTTCATCGCCGGCGTCGACGCCCATGACGTGCAAGGCCACGGTCAAGGCCGTGGTGCCGCTGGACACGGCCAGACATCGCTTCGCGCCGAGCAGGCTGGCGTAGGCGACCTCGAAATCGGGCACTTTCCCGGTGTCGCCGCCACGATACCAATCGCCGCTGCGCAGCACGCGCAAGACGTCGGCTTCCCAGTCCTCGCGCCATTCCGGCCAGCCGGGCCAATCTGCGGAGTGAGCTGGCTCGCCCCCGAGTGCGGCTGGCTTTGACACCGGCGCCGCGAACGCGCCGAACGCCGATCCGCTGGAAATGCAGGACGCCGCCGAACCAGCGGCCGCCGCCTGGATGAAGCCTCGCCGGGACACCTGCTCGTGCATAGCGTTGCCTTCCGAAGAAAGTTACCCGCTACCTGCTGTGCAGCCCGACAGCGCCGCCGGAACATGAAGAAGTAGCGGCGGAGGGATTCGAACCCCCGACACGCGGATTATGATGCCGTGTCTTACGGATTAATTTTACTCGGGAAATACTGCACATTGCAACCCAGCGACTTCGTCGTAATCCCGCCCGTAACCCCTTCGTGTGCTGGACGGTGTAATCAAAACGCAGTTGTAAGTTGCAGCGTTCGTTTTTTCAGCAGAGAATGCTGGCATGAGCATCCGGCTTCAATTTAAGTTCCGGTCGTTTGTCGCCGTCATCACAATTGGCTGCCTTTGCCTTGGTGGATGGGTGGCCCACCAGCGACACTGGATTGCACTACGTCAGGCTGCACTTGCGATGGACGGCATCCAAGGGAACCCGAGTTCCAAGCACTCAATCCATGACAAGCCTTACTCGCCCCACACGCTTTGGTTATTCGGAGAGCCGGGTCAATCAGTAATCCACGTCGCGTTGGATAGGCTTCACGGAGAAGAACTCCAGGAAATGCGAGCACTTTTTCCTGAGGCAAGATTTGTCGTGAGCCAACCCGGCGAACCTTTATTTCATTGGCCGCCCTTGAATCCGTGATCGCACGGACAGTATCTTGGCGTCTCCGTAACGTTAGCTGCATACTTAGGCCGACGGCGGGCCAATAAGGAGAAGGTGGAATGAAACCCAAGTTTTCCATTCTCACGTTGCTGGGCATCACGGCTTATGTGGCGGTGAATTCATCGGCATTCCTTTACCCAATGTCGGCTTGGGTGCCGGCTGCATTCTGGCTTTCAGTCGCGATCATGGCCGGATGGGCAGTTGTCGCCGCTCAACTGACAACACCACGCACGGTGTTCGCACGCGGAGCATTGCTGTTTAGTTTGATCTACGCGACTTCCGTGATTAGAACCGACGGTGAAAACGGAATCGTGAAAATGCCGCATGACTATATGCTCGATGCCTTGAATTGGTTTCATGGAGATATTCTCGCGGAAGGGATGGCCGACTACGGCAGTACGTCCGAAGGAGTGCCTAGCTTTTACTATGCACGAGTGAAACGATCAAACCTGACCAGCGTAGCTCGCTATGAAGTTGCACTCATGGCTGGCGTGGTTGGTGGCTCCCTGGCACTCTGGCATTACCAACGCAAGGAACGGCGGGCCAATCAGGAGAAGTCTGGGGAATGAGTGACAATCCCTACCAATCCCCGCAGTCAGATTTTACGCCGTCGAGGTCAACGGCGGCAAAGATTACACAATCAAGTGTGTGGCCTTGGTTTGTTGTTCGCATGGTTGGTGCGATTGTCGGCGGGGCCATACTGGCATTCCTCGTATTCATGTTTTTGTTGTTTGTCATTTTTGGTGGACCAAGATAAGAATCCCCGCACCCTGCCAGCCACAAGCCAACAGGGTACGGGGGGGTTATCGCTAGGCTTGTTGGCACACCCCGGCGATATACGATCCCCCTGACCCTCAACAGTTAAGTGAGAGTCAGGGGGGTAGGCTTCATCCGTTTGGGACAAATCGGGAAGCCGTGTTAAAAATGCCCCGTGAGCACAGCTAATTAAAGCTGGGTGTATACCTCACGGGGCTAGGTCAGGCAGGGAGGTGGACCCCCTACCGTGCCCGGTGAGCGTGTCGGCGTGAGCTACTTACAGGGTCTGTCAAATTTTGGCTGTAAATCAACGGCTGATTGGCTTTCAGAATGTGAGCCTGCCTTTGCTGCTCAAAATCCCGTGCAAGACGTTGGGTTGCCGGATGAAATCCAGACTGGTCCGCGACTAACAAATCCTCGCACACTAAAAA
This sequence is a window from Planctomycetia bacterium. Protein-coding genes within it:
- a CDS encoding DUF1501 domain-containing protein, which produces MRIGLRTSVAQSEMGDRTNQAWTRRALLRAGVGGWSSLSLLGLWQTQAALAQTPFVAPGKIRSCIFLFYYGGPSHLDTYDPKPDAPAEVRGEFSTISTSVPGLHVSEHLPRMARVMHKVALVRGMHHAARLHDSASIHALTGRPLEGPDRELFDKLPQFYPSFGSTVSYLNREQNIIIPHAALPFVFRNVQDVPCQGAGFLGSSFDPLQVSCNIERQAYDAGAIAPARDVSGERLAGRRHLLASMNERVAVEAAATARVTAVYDRAFQLFASRRVQEALDLSRESTPTRERYGFGPPPAAIGEGGGGGNGAELASGRQMRGQNLLVARRLVEAGVPFVNVYDFQQQGQNWDAHFKCFHQHKEYLLPLADQSLATLIEDLDERGLLDSTLVVAMGEFGRTPRINKEGGRDHWPDCYTALLAGGGVQGGAVYGASDRFGAFPADAPVTPGDLAATIFWRFGLEPRTEIHDSLGRPHRIATGEPIKSLFTS
- a CDS encoding ankyrin repeat domain-containing protein, which codes for MECHSRGANEILDQVSTAFCADNAAEVRRLLDENPSLKARIDEPLGPFDAPAIVNVRSREMLDALLDAGANLDAKSKWWAGGFGLLHSASPELAAYAIQRGAVVDVHAAARLGLIDRLGELVSAEPALVHARGGDGQTPLHFARTIEVAEYLLEHGAEIDARDVDHESTAAQWMTDERHELARVLIDRGCRADLLLASAVGDIALAKRLLDADPEAIRARVNDDCFPKTDPRSGGTIYQWTLGFHVSPHQVARKFGHDDLFQFLWERSPATVKLLTACWLGDEARAHAMRTEHPGVTAELTAAEQRNVAHAARNNETAAVRLFLECGLPVDTCGQHHATPLHWAAFHGNLGMAQALLCHSPPLEATDADFHGTPLGWAIHGSEHGWYAQTGDYAATVDALLQAGARPPAQQGGSLAVREALRRHGT
- the ycaC gene encoding isochorismate family cysteine hydrolase YcaC, producing MAYQYRRLDKHDVAVLLVDHQSGLCNIVGDFSPDEFKNNVLALADTAKYFKLPTILTTSFENGPNGPLMPELKEMFPDAPYIARPGNINAWDNEDFVKAVKATSKRQLLIAGVVTEVCVAFPALSALEEGYEVFVVTDASGTFNQTTRLAAWSRMEQAGAQLMSWFGVACELHRDWRNDIEGLGRLFSNHLPAYRNLMTSYGAGK
- a CDS encoding DegT/DnrJ/EryC1/StrS family aminotransferase, giving the protein MHEQVSRRGFIQAAAAGSAASCISSGSAFGAFAAPVSKPAALGGEPAHSADWPGWPEWREDWEADVLRVLRSGDWYRGGDTGKVPDFEVAYASLLGAKRCLAVSSGTTALTVALHVMGVDAGDEVIVSPYTFIATYNAILSLKALPVFADTNPETLTIDPATIESRITNRTRAIVPVHIYGMPCDMEPINAIAKRRNLAVVEDACQAWLAEYHGKMCGALADLGCFSFQNSKHLPAGEGGAITGNSDELIDRCYAYHNCGSAFGTFQGRGHFSRGNNYRMQHFQAAILLQQMEKLVEETEVRRASADYLATQLKDIAGVTPARLPENSRAVWHLYPLRYDATAFQGLPRNKFIKALRAEGVPCSDGYHEQYHDGLLDEAMNSRGFQRLFSADRLKSYRESYQDLAGNRQVCTTTVALPQNLLLAERSQLDRIVEAMRKIQAHCVEINQAT